The following proteins are encoded in a genomic region of Oreochromis aureus strain Israel breed Guangdong linkage group 8, ZZ_aureus, whole genome shotgun sequence:
- the LOC116317817 gene encoding polyserase-2-like — protein MVLRKWIHLMALVSLLSAESNAQLDVCGTAPHSSRIVGGEDAPPGHWPWQVSVQLFGGHFCGGSLINKEWVMSAAHCFFSSSPSRWKVSLGLQSLQGENPNKVSRNVVKIILHPNYDSVTNNNDIALLRLSSPVRFTDYIRPVCLAASGSVFNDGTDSWVTGWGAVKEGVALPFPQTLQEVEVPVVGNRQCNCLNGVGTVTDNMICAGVLAGGKDSCQGDSGGPMVSKQGSVWVQSGIVSFGFGCGQPNLAGVYSRVSRYQSWIRSHIRSNRPGFVQFISSGLDPDSSYTCPGSLTRPSMSVCGNTLVNSHTGGDKSTVPEGIWPWMVSLHQNGVHKCGGSLISDNVILTTAQCFSTTSPNASEWNVFLGLRLVNGSEEFETSLGVLNITVSKMTGSNIALLLLFESVSFNNYIQPVCLDISDSRSFPIGSQCLVTGWENRNNSRGAVKAGIVRQNMKTQVASCGNLSDSDQICTHIMDLQEGDQGSPLLCKSESSWFQVAVVTVYESRLSHGDVDVFTKISRFGSFLKEIIDETPSPAALLTGSSPDFSVSLLMFFCCPHYLLVPVVMICSCGWLM, from the exons ATGGTGTTAAGGAAGTGGATTCATTTGATGGCTTTGGTGAGCCTCCTGTCTGCAG AATCAAATGCTCAGCTTGATG TATGTGGCACTGCTCCGCACAGCAGCAGGATAGTCGGAGGTGAAGATGCTCCACCTGGACACTGGCCGTGGCAGGTCAGCGTGCAGCTATTTGGTGGACATTTTTGTGGCGGTTCCCTCATCAATAAAGAGTGGGTGATGTCTGCTGCTCACTGCTTTTTTAG TTCAAGTCCTTCCAGATGGAAGGTTTCTCTTGGTCTTCAGAGTCTGCAGGGTGAAAATCCAAACAAAGTGTCCAGAAATGTtgtcaaaatcattttgcacccAAACTATGACAGTGtgaccaacaacaacgacatcGCTCTGCTCAGACTCTCCTCACCAGTCAGATTCACTGACTACATCAGACCTGTGTGCCTGGCAGCAAGTGGCAGTGTGTTCAATGATGGCACTGATAGCTGGGTGACTGGCTGGGGTGCAGTCAAAGAGGGAG TGGCCTTACCCTTCCCTCAAACGCTGCAAGAAGTGGAGGTGCCAGTTGTGGGAAACAGACAGTGTAACTGCCTGAATGGAGTGGGCACAGTCACAGACAACATGATCTGTGCTGGTGTTCTGGCAGGAGGCAAAGACTCATGCCAG GGAGACTCCGGAGGTCCAATGGTGAGTAAACAGGGCTCTGTTTGGGTCCAGTCTGGAATTGtaagttttggttttggttgtGGTCAGCCCAATCTGGCAGGAGTCTACTCCAGAGTGTCCCGTTACCAGTCCTGGATCAGGTCCCACATTCGCTCTAATAGGCCAGGATTTGTGCAGTTCATCTCCAGCGGGCTGGATCCTGACAGCAGCTACACCTGTCCTGGTTCTCTAACAAGACCCTCAA tGTCAGTTTGTGGCAACACCCTCGTGAACAGTCACACTGGAGGAGACAAGAGCACTGTACCTGAAGGAATTTGGCCCTGGATGGTAAGTCTTCACCAAAATGGAGTGCACAAATGTGGAGGAAGCTTAATATCTGACAATGTTATACTCACAACTGCGCAATGCTTCTCTAC CACCAGTCCAAATGCCAGTGAATGGAATGTGTTTCTTGGTCTTAGACTCGTAAATGGTTCTGAAGAGTTTGAGACATCTTTGGGTGTTTTGAACATTACAGTGAGCAAAATGACTGGCTCCAATATTGCACTATTGCTGCTGTTTGAATCAGTCAGTTTCAACAATTATATCCAGCCTGTGTGTTTGGACATTAGTGATTCAAGATCTTTCCCCATTGGTAGTCAGTGTTTGGTGACAGGCTGGGAAAACAGGAACAACAGCAGAG GTGCTGTTAAAGCTGGCATAGTTCGCCAAAACATGAAAACTCAAGTTGCAAGTTGTGGCAATCTTTCTGATTCAGATCAAATTTGTACTCACATCATGGACCTTcaagag GGAGATCAGGGCAGCCCATTGCTGTGCAAGTCAGAGTCATCATGGTTCCAGGTTGCTGTAGTAACCGTCTATGAAAGTAGACTGAGCCATGGAGATGTTGACGTCTTTACCAAAATCTCAAGATTTGGGTCATTCTTAAAGGAGATTATTGATGAAACACCATCTCCTGCagcacttttaacaggaagttcACCTGATTTCTCAGTTTCCTTATTGATGTTTTTTTGCTGTCCTCATTATCTCCTTGTTCCTGTTGTCATGATTTGCTCTTGTGGGTGGTTGATGTAG